One window of the Natronosalvus amylolyticus genome contains the following:
- a CDS encoding ArsR family transcriptional regulator — MTKRSRDSKGRFDSSAAYSDQEFIDAVGELDLPTTVDVANVVGCGHSTAHGRLKSLEDSGDLESRSVGSALVWSVT, encoded by the coding sequence ATGACCAAGCGTTCGCGAGATTCCAAAGGCCGGTTCGATTCTTCAGCGGCCTACTCCGACCAGGAGTTCATCGACGCCGTTGGGGAACTGGACCTGCCGACGACCGTTGACGTTGCCAACGTAGTGGGTTGTGGGCATTCGACGGCCCACGGGCGGTTAAAGTCGCTCGAGGACAGTGGCGACCTCGAGAGCCGGTCTGTCGGCTCCGCGTTAGTCTGGTCGGTCACGTAA
- a CDS encoding minichromosome maintenance protein MCM: MMNTDLVDAFEKFLRNYYHEDMLSFAQKYPREQRSLYIDWLDIYQFDANLADDILGDNGKKVQEHLEVAIAEYDLPIDVSLSDANARLYNLDAGRHRHIGEYRPRDINKLVGVKGQVKLLSKQKVDLKEAAFECLLCGTMHWIGQNNRVGEFQEPHQCKGCERQGPFQLVKEECDFTQFQLARLTRPPEHSKGEGADIDVVIRGDIAGNCLEGNERVIANGTLSIDDSDDEKPPYDYHMTVDRGGFEIEDDGYGEINIEEHKDRILEIGNSDDPVGMLVDSLAPNLLADEELRTIMTAMVLQLMSSDRKSTESGRSYRGDFHILILSDPGMGKSELLDRMKEISPIGRIASGKGLSTAGVTAAAVKEKDFAGDQWVLKAGLLVLANDGIACLDEIDKVNPEAISAMHRALESQEVTVMKAGIDSTLPANCSLLGAGNPKHGRFNQYEPISEQIDLEPSLMSRFDLMFMMSDTPEEDRDQQLAEHVADSWDGVAKEDYRGEKLTDEQNAPVSTDVFRSYVAYARERVKPVFEDESLKQQIVDCYVDIRLEGADEDSPVPVTARKLQAFFRLAEASARARLSDTIEQEDVDRAITLVLKSLNDVGIDPETGEFDADIIEAGTSKTQRERIKDVKDMIGELEDEYDEGAPMDILLERCTDAGIDNGKAAHEIEKLKQKGEVYEPSSGVLQIT; the protein is encoded by the coding sequence ATGATGAACACCGACCTCGTAGATGCCTTTGAGAAATTCCTTCGGAACTACTACCATGAAGATATGCTAAGCTTCGCTCAGAAATACCCTCGAGAGCAACGATCACTCTATATCGACTGGCTCGATATTTACCAGTTCGACGCAAATCTAGCCGATGATATCCTGGGGGATAATGGCAAGAAGGTGCAGGAACATCTCGAGGTGGCAATAGCTGAATACGACCTACCTATCGATGTCTCGCTTTCAGACGCCAACGCCCGATTGTATAATCTGGATGCCGGGCGACACCGGCATATCGGGGAGTACAGACCTCGTGACATCAATAAGCTGGTAGGTGTAAAAGGGCAGGTAAAACTACTGAGTAAACAAAAAGTGGATTTGAAAGAAGCCGCATTCGAATGCCTGCTTTGTGGGACAATGCATTGGATTGGACAAAATAACCGAGTCGGTGAGTTCCAAGAACCGCATCAGTGCAAAGGTTGTGAACGGCAAGGTCCATTCCAATTGGTGAAAGAAGAGTGTGATTTCACGCAGTTCCAACTCGCTCGACTCACACGTCCACCAGAACACTCGAAAGGCGAAGGCGCGGATATTGACGTAGTAATTCGCGGAGACATTGCAGGAAATTGCCTAGAAGGAAACGAGCGGGTTATCGCCAACGGCACGCTCTCGATTGACGATTCTGATGATGAGAAACCGCCGTATGATTATCACATGACTGTCGACAGGGGTGGCTTCGAAATCGAAGATGATGGCTACGGTGAGATCAACATTGAAGAGCACAAAGATCGGATTCTCGAGATTGGCAACTCTGACGATCCGGTCGGAATGCTCGTTGATTCACTTGCTCCCAACTTGCTTGCCGATGAGGAGTTGCGAACGATCATGACGGCAATGGTGTTGCAACTCATGAGTTCGGATCGAAAATCGACAGAGAGTGGTCGGAGTTACCGTGGCGATTTCCATATCCTCATTCTGTCAGACCCTGGAATGGGGAAGTCCGAACTATTGGACCGCATGAAAGAGATTTCCCCAATTGGCCGAATTGCGAGTGGAAAGGGGCTGTCGACGGCAGGCGTTACCGCTGCTGCTGTAAAAGAGAAAGATTTCGCAGGCGACCAATGGGTTTTGAAAGCCGGACTCCTGGTCCTCGCAAACGACGGCATCGCCTGTCTTGATGAGATCGATAAAGTCAACCCTGAAGCAATTTCAGCGATGCATCGGGCACTCGAGAGTCAGGAAGTGACGGTGATGAAAGCGGGAATTGATTCGACACTTCCGGCAAATTGCTCACTGCTGGGTGCCGGTAATCCGAAACATGGCAGATTCAATCAGTATGAACCGATATCGGAACAGATAGACCTCGAACCGTCGCTCATGTCTCGGTTTGATTTGATGTTCATGATGAGCGATACGCCCGAAGAAGATCGTGACCAGCAACTTGCAGAACACGTTGCAGATTCGTGGGATGGCGTTGCCAAAGAGGATTACCGTGGGGAGAAACTGACGGACGAACAGAACGCACCCGTATCGACAGACGTGTTCCGGTCTTACGTTGCATATGCTCGAGAGCGCGTGAAACCGGTGTTTGAAGATGAGTCACTGAAACAGCAAATCGTCGATTGCTACGTTGATATTCGGTTGGAAGGTGCAGATGAAGATTCACCGGTTCCCGTAACGGCGCGAAAGCTACAAGCGTTTTTCCGGTTAGCAGAAGCTTCAGCAAGAGCTCGGCTGTCAGATACGATTGAGCAAGAAGACGTCGACCGTGCGATTACACTCGTATTGAAATCTCTGAATGACGTAGGTATCGATCCCGAAACGGGTGAGTTTGACGCAGATATCATCGAAGCGGGAACGTCGAAAACTCAGCGAGAGCGGATTAAGGACGTGAAGGACATGATTGGCGAACTCGAGGACGAATACGACGAAGGGGCACCAATGGATATCCTCCTTGAGCGCTGCACCGACGCTGGTATCGATAATGGCAAGGCCGCACATGAAATCGAGAAACTGAAACAGAAAGGCGAGGTGTACGAACCGTCTTCGGGAGTACTCCAGATTACGTGA